From one Dermacentor andersoni chromosome 1, qqDerAnde1_hic_scaffold, whole genome shotgun sequence genomic stretch:
- the LOC126545966 gene encoding retinitis pigmentosa 9 protein-like produces MSSTKSGRCGSQEAKPGPTLLDKGQNVSEKIQALKHIDTFYSQAPPGLIQEEKENPEDCIPDLPENKHAREFLSKAPTKGLWMPLGKEVKVMKCWRCKAYGHRTGDRECPMFLSGNSASEKFRFVHEDPMHEFVKESKATEKQERIRQLQELLEGSSDSDSSSSSSSSSSSPGESRKRRRKHSHSKHESRKKQKHHRKSKKRRRK; encoded by the exons ATGTCATCAACCAAGTCCGGTCGTTGTGGTAGCCAGGAAGCTAAGCCAGGACCGACGCTACTTGACAAGGGGCAGAATGTCAGCGAGAAAATTCAGGCTCTGAAACACATCGACACATT ctACAGCCAGGCTCCACCGGGTCTAATTCAGGAGGAAAAGGAGAATCCCGAAGACTGTATTCCTGACTTGCCAGAGAACAAACATGCGCGAGAGTTTCTGTCAAAGGCACCTACGAAGGGTCTGTGGATGCCCCTGGGAAAGGAAGTTAAAGTAATGAAAT GTTGGAGGTGCAAAGCCTACGGACATAGGACAGGAGACAGGGAGTGTCCTATGTTCCTCAGTGGAAACTCTGCAAGCGAGAAGTTTAGATTT GTGCATGAAGATCCGATGCACGAGTTCGTGAAAGAAAGCAAAGCGACTGAAAAGCAGGAACG AATTCGCCAGCTGCAGGAACTTCTTGAAGGATCGTCGGATTCTGACAGCAGCTCAAGCTCTTCAAGCAGCAGTAGCTCCCCGGGAGAATCGAGAAAGCGTCGCCGCAAGCACAGCCACTCAAAACACGAGTCCAGAAAAAAGCAGAAGCACCATCGTAAATCTAAGAAGCGTAGAAGAAAGTGA